The Polluticoccus soli sequence TGCAAACGCAAATCAAATAGAGGTAAGGTTATCTGAAGAGCAATCAAAGAAATTATCTGATCATTTTGAATTGAAATTTAACCAGCTAAAACAACATTATTCTGAAGATATTGATTCGGTGGTAAAAAGAATGCCTTTAATGGTATTGAAACTATGCATGGTGCTAACAGCGATAGACAAATGGGAGATTCGCGGTTCAAATAAGGCTATTTGTTCGGACAATCACTTCGACGCTTCGGTGCGACTTGTTGATGTATTCCTGGATCATGCGCTATATATCTACGAGCTTCTTCCTCAAAAGAGCGTGCAGGTTGGACGTAATAGTAACCGACTAAATGAGTTCCTCGATTATTTACCTGTTAACGCCATTTTTTCACGCGCTGACGCTCTCCCAGCAGCGAAAAAGATGGGTGTGCATCATAAGAGCATATCTAACTATCTGTTTCAACTAGTTAAGGCGGGGCTATTGCAGAAACTTGGTCATGGGAAATACCAAAGAGCGAAAAATAAGTGATTGCCAATTTGCCAATTTGCAAAAACTCGATTGTTGGTTTGCGATATTATAGACTAGCTAAAAAGCCGCCCTGTAGTGCGGCTTTATTTTGTTTTTGCCGGTAATTCAGCCTCTTACAGACTTGAGCATGTTCTTTAACCATGGTTGGAACAGAACAGCGCAATTTCCTCTACGGAAATTCGGTTCAGCTTTTCTCGTAAGTGTGAGCCCATATTAAAGCTACTACCCAGCCTACGAACGTCCATCCAAGAAATAAGTTGAGAATGAAGATAGAAGTGCTGTTTCGTTTGCCGTTTGCGATTGCCGTAATTGCAGGCGTGAAGTAGATTATCACCGCAACGGCGATAATTAGAATAGTGATTAGCATCGTGGTAATTTGGAGTGTTATCAAAATAAAAGAGCGTAACTGGAGGTCCAAGCTGCTCCAGGCTTACCACAGCCTCTCACGCAAAGACACAGCTACGCCTTGTCGGCGTACTATATCCATAAGCGCGTGAGTTCTTGTTGTGGTAATTTGGAACAGCGACTCTATGTTATAATACAACTATTTTAACGAGGTAAATTTACTCATTCCTTTAGGTATTCTCCCTGTATTATTGAAAAATAATAGATTCTAAAATTGGCCAAAAAGGTGGTGAGACCATTTAAACACGGTAATAATCGGCAACTGACTGCCCATAATAGTATCGACTTTTAGCCGCCAGTTGCACTTATAGAAAGCAAAAAAGACGGTGTATAGTATACCAGGTGGGTTTGTTGAAATTAAATCAAGACTTTACTGTTATTAGGAGAATAATCACCTTTTTACAGACGGTTCAAAGCACTTTACTATTATGTCTTCGATTATTATTAATAACCTGAATACAGTTTTATACAAGCATTTTAAACGGCAAATTTTCGAAGAAGTTTACTAATCCATCTATATTTTAGTATAAACGTCGATTTTTTGCCCATAGGGACTTTTTGGTTGAGAAAGTGACCTAATAAAAAGGGTCAGCATCGACAATAATAGCTGGTCTTTGGGATATCAACGTCGCCTTCATGGGAGTTGGTAGGAGGTTATGCTGTATTTTGTTTCCAGCTTTATTTTGAGACGGTTTTTCCCTCCTTTTCAACCGAAAACCACTGAAAACTAAAGCTGGTTTTAATTTTGCAGGACAGGCAATTTTATATGGGTTTTACTCAAGTTGAACCATGACAGAGTTGGAATGTACTTTTTGGGAGCTCAAGCGAACGACATGGTATAAGGACTGAAAATCCTTGTGTCGCCGGTTCGATCTCGACCCACACCACCACAAATATCAAGCCTTCCAGATTTCTCTGAAGGCTTTTTTGTTTTTTTGGTTGGACGAATTCCAATCTTCGTATCTATAGCACTTTAGTCCATAGAACTCGAAAGCCGCCATGTGTAAAATACAAGGAAACAATAGTGAATAAATATCTATATTTCGGATGAGAAATCATGCCCATGAAACTAGCAACTGTAGAACTAACTGGCTTTAGAAATTTCAAAAGTTCTGTCATTAATTTTCAAGAAAAGTCTTTGGTGATAGGGGCAAATGATGTCGGTAAAACTAATCTAATTTGGGCTATCCGCTTGTTATTGGATAAAGGTCTTACCGAGTATGACATCGAGCCAAGGGATTCTGACTTTTACGCGTACGAGGAAACAAACAACTTCACTATAAAGTTGCGGTTCACCGAAGTTA is a genomic window containing:
- a CDS encoding superinfection immunity protein, with product MLITILIIAVAVIIYFTPAITAIANGKRNSTSIFILNLFLGWTFVGWVVALIWAHTYEKS